Part of the Streptomyces europaeiscabiei genome is shown below.
CTGCGACGCCCGCCGGGCTGGACTGATCAGCCGGTTCGCCATCAGCACCGCGAACAGATCCAGCGCGTCATCGACCGCCTGCGCCTCCAACCCACGACATACCGAAGAACCTCCGCGTCGCCGGCGTCATCGTGCTCCTCTACGCACAACCCCTCACCCGCATCGTCCGGCTCACCGTCGACGACGTCGTGCACGACGGAGAAGCGGTACTCCTCCGGCTCGGGGAACCGGCCTCACCCGTCCCCGAACCGGCCGCTTCCCTGCTGCTGGACTACATCGCCGACCGCGACCACATGAACACCGCCACCAACCAGGCATCCCCCTGGCTGTTCCCCGGCCGCCGGGCGGGCCAGCCCTTCCGCCCCGACCACCTGTCCGCGCTCCTCAACGAGATCGGCGTCCCAGTGGCTGCCGCCCGCGGCGCCGCCATCCGGCAACAACTCCTTGAGATGCCCGCTCCCGTCGTCGCGGACGCTCTCGGCTACCACGACAAAACCACCACCCGCCTGCTCAACGAGACCGGCGGGACCTGGAGCCGATACGCCGCTGGCGATCACACGAAGTCACCGGCAGGTTGGATTCCTCGGGGCACCGGCGACAGTTGAATACGCGAGTCCACCAGTAAACCGCCGGTTCGTACACTGCGAGGGTGGAAGACCATAGGGCCACCAGGATCTATGCACGTCCGGCGCCCGCCTTGCGGCGGTACGTCGGCTCGTATGTCGGTTTCGATCTTCGTGGGTTCCCGGCGGGGGTGCACTGCGGTCCGCCGGGCCGCGTGCTCACTGCGGTGATCAGTCTGTCCGGCCCTTTGGAGGTGGCGGCAGGCGTCGACGACGGGTCACCGGTCACCCGATTCGGCAGCGTGGCCGGCGGTCTGATGCGCCGGTCCGTCGCGATCCACCACGACGGACGCCAGGAAGGCGTGCAGGTGTCGCTGACACCGCTCGGGTCCCGGGCCGTCTACGGCATGCCCGCCGCTGATCTCGCCCACCGACTGGTCCCACTCGACGAGCTTCTCGGAGCGCTCGGCGTCGAGCTGGTCGACCGGCTCCGCGCGGCGACGACATGGGCCGCGCGGTTCGCCGTGCTGGACGAGTTGCTCCTGCGAGCCGTCGGCCGTGGCGCCTGCGGCGACCGCGTGTCCCGGGTGCGCCCCGAGGTGGCCGAGGCCTGGCGCCGCCTCTTGGCCGCGCGGGGCCGCGTCCAGGTTGGGGCGGTCGCCGCAGAACTGGGCTGGAGCCGTCGGTACCTCACCGAGCGGTTTCGCGGTGAGGTGGGCCTGTCACCGAAGACCTTCGCCCGGGTTCTGCGCTTCGAGCACGCGCATGAACTGGCCACCACGCACGGCCCGCTTCCGTGGGCCGATGTGGCGACCATGTCCGGCTACGCCGACCAGGCCCATCTCGTCCGGGACTGGAGCGAGTTCACGGGCCGATCGCCGACAGCCTGGCGTCGCGGCGAAGTCCTGCTCGGGACCGGGTAGTCGCCGACCGCGCCGCCCATCGCGTCGGCTTCTGTTCCCTTTCCTTCAAGACCACCCGATTGCCGTCCTGTGACGATCGTCGGCATGAGACTCGTCAACCACGAACCCAACGCCATCGACCTGCGGACCACCCCCGTGCACCTCGGGCTGGGATCGAGAGCGAAACCCGTCGAGGGCTTCGCCTGGGACCCGGAGGTGCTCCATGCCTACAGCGCCGCGGTCGCGGCGGACGGCGCCGAGGGCCGGATGGTGACGATCTTCGACGGCGACGGCCCCGGCGACCATTGGGAGCGCCACCCCGCCGGCGACGAACTGGTCGTCTGCCTCAGCGGGTCGGTGACGGTCACCCGCGATGTGGACGGAGTGCCCGACCGGGTTGTGCTCGGGCCGGGCGAGGCCACCGTCAACCCGGCCGGGACATGGCACGCGGTCGACATGGCGGGGCCGGCGTCCATCCTGACCATCACCGCTGGCCTCGGCACCGACCACCGTCCCCGGACCGAAGCCCGCCCGACCGAGCACACCGGCACGTCCGGCCCGCGAACACCGTGACGACCCGTGTCGCGTGCCTCGGCGACAGCCTCACCCGCGCGCAGCTCAGCGTCGACTACCTGGACCTTCTCGAACGACGCCGCCCTCCCGGCGACGTACGGCTCGCCCGCTTCGGCGTCAACGGCGACTTCGCCCACAACCTCTCACGGCGTCTCGATGCTGTCGTCGCGGACCCACCCGACGTGATCACCGTACTGATCGGGACCAACGACGCCCGAGCGAGCCTCGCCGGCTACCCCATCGAGCGGGCCATGAAGCGCAAACAACTCCCCGAGCGCCCGTCGGCCGGCTGGTTCCAGCAGTGCCTGGGAGCCGTCGTCGAACGGCTGCGAACGGAGACCGACGCGACGATCGCTCTGCTGTCCCTCCCGGTCCTCGGCCAACAACTCGACGGAGCTGCGGCACGGGCATCACAGGCGTACAGCCGCATGATCGCCGAGGTCGCCACCACCAACAAGGCGACCTACCTCCCGCTCCACGAACGCCAGACCGAGGAACTACGCCAGGCGGACCCGCCGCCGATCCCCTACCGGGACCCGACGCCCGCGGCGAGCGTCAGCGTCCTCGTCCGGCACGCCGTGCTGCGCCGCAGCCTCGACACGATCTCGCGGCGCCGAGGTCTCGTGCTCACGACCGACCACATCCACCAGAACAGCCGCGGCGCCGCCCTTGTCGCCGAGGTCATCGACACCTGGCTCCCGACCCGGAGCGCGTAGCCGGTTCCGGCGGCGGCCCCTTTCCTGCGTATTCGGTTCCCACCCCTACCGGGGCAGGCAACGACAACCGGACCATCTCTCTCGGCTACCACGACAAAACCACCACCCGCCGGCTCAACGAGACCGGCGGGACCTGGAGCCGAAACGCCGTTGGGGATCACACACGGTCACCGGCAGATTGGGTTCCACGGGGAACTGGCAACAGTTGATTACGAGAGTCCGCCAGTATCACACCCGGGGATCCCCGTGGGTTCAAGGAAACCGAAGCTCCTTCAGCCTGAACCCACGGGTCCACCGGTCTGCTTCAGGTCGGTAGATCCGTGGGTTCGGTTGGAACACGAGGGTGCTGTGCAAGCCGAAGAGCTTCGGCCGTGACTTCGGCGTCCACCTGTGCCTGTGTTCTGTCGCCGCATTCAAGGATGTCGTAGTCGTCGTCCAGGTTGGCGAGTCGCTCTGCCAGAGGCAGCTCGTGCCCGAAGCGCTGGTGGATCCTGAAAGCCAGCTCGCGTGGCGTCAGTTCGCCGGCCAGCATCCGGGCGGCAAGTGCGCGCGCGGCGGCTTCCTGTCCGGCAACGCTGCCCGCTGAGTGGAAGGTGAGGCCCAGTTCATCGAGTGCCGGGGGAAGGAGGTCGGGGACGTCGTAGTCCGCCTCCGCGCGTGTGCACGCGGCCAAGATCCGCAGGGCAGGACTGTCGAGGCCGGCGACGAGTGCATCACAGGCAGCAGTGACGACGTCGGTTGCGCGGATCTCGCCCATGCTCCAGAGAACGGCGCGGTCCTGAAGCTCGCGGGCTGCTGGTTCGGTCGACGACATCCGTCCATGATCTCGTCAGTCGGTTGAGCAGGTCGAGTGGGTTTCACTGCGATGCCTGCTCGGCGGGTTCTCCCAGAAGCGCGCGTGCTGAGTCCGCGTAGCGGATGGCGGTCTTCTCGTCGATGCCGAAGACCAGTGCGAGGTGGAGCGGGTCGGCGCCGTGGGTGAGGGGCTCTTCGAGTTGCCGGGCGAGTCGTCCGGCAGGTCTCCCATGCTTCACATCAGGGAGCGGCGATCGGTGAAGGCACATGTGGAGCTCACGGATCGGGGGAGGCGACGGACCACCGTCGCCGACGTGGCGCACCGGTGGGGCTTCTCCGGCCAGGCCGTCCTCGCCGAGTTCGGTTGCCCGGTCGCCGTCACCCTGCTGATCGGGTTCCTCCTCGCCTACCCCGCACGGGCCCGCCGGCTCCCCCTCACCCTCGCCCCGGCCACGGCACTGATCGTCGGCGTTCTCGGTCCGCACAGCGGCGGCGCGACCAACCCTGCCCGCCAGCTCGGTCCCGCACTCCTGTCCGGGGAATCCGGCTACCTGGCTGTCTACCTGATCGCCCCCACGTACGAGGTGGTCGTCACCCGTCCCTGATGACCGCATGAAAGCGGGAGCCCGGGCACACGGAGGTGGCTTCGTGTGCCCGGGCTC
Proteins encoded:
- a CDS encoding aquaporin, whose amino-acid sequence is MKAHVELTDRGRRRTTVADVAHRWGFSGQAVLAEFGCPVAVTLLIGFLLAYPARARRLPLTLAPATALIVGVLGPHSGGATNPARQLGPALLSGESGYLAVYLIAPTYEVVVTRP
- a CDS encoding SGNH/GDSL hydrolase family protein: MTTRVACLGDSLTRAQLSVDYLDLLERRRPPGDVRLARFGVNGDFAHNLSRRLDAVVADPPDVITVLIGTNDARASLAGYPIERAMKRKQLPERPSAGWFQQCLGAVVERLRTETDATIALLSLPVLGQQLDGAAARASQAYSRMIAEVATTNKATYLPLHERQTEELRQADPPPIPYRDPTPAASVSVLVRHAVLRRSLDTISRRRGLVLTTDHIHQNSRGAALVAEVIDTWLPTRSA
- a CDS encoding helix-turn-helix domain-containing protein — translated: MEDHRATRIYARPAPALRRYVGSYVGFDLRGFPAGVHCGPPGRVLTAVISLSGPLEVAAGVDDGSPVTRFGSVAGGLMRRSVAIHHDGRQEGVQVSLTPLGSRAVYGMPAADLAHRLVPLDELLGALGVELVDRLRAATTWAARFAVLDELLLRAVGRGACGDRVSRVRPEVAEAWRRLLAARGRVQVGAVAAELGWSRRYLTERFRGEVGLSPKTFARVLRFEHAHELATTHGPLPWADVATMSGYADQAHLVRDWSEFTGRSPTAWRRGEVLLGTG
- a CDS encoding cupin domain-containing protein, whose product is MRLVNHEPNAIDLRTTPVHLGLGSRAKPVEGFAWDPEVLHAYSAAVAADGAEGRMVTIFDGDGPGDHWERHPAGDELVVCLSGSVTVTRDVDGVPDRVVLGPGEATVNPAGTWHAVDMAGPASILTITAGLGTDHRPRTEARPTEHTGTSGPRTP